In Caminicella sporogenes DSM 14501, a single window of DNA contains:
- a CDS encoding 5-formyltetrahydrofolate cyclo-ligase yields MEKKEMRKIFLKKRNALTTDDVNMKSKQIFYNLSSLPEYKNANNVMVYLDFRKEVKTKYIIEDLFLNKKNVIVPISKVKTKELLLSKINSFDDLTISTYGILEPKSEKIDIVSPEIIDIILVPGVVFDKKGYRIGYGAGYYDKFLSNLSHNFTAIGLSYELQLIDKIPKDKHDYQLDFIITEEKIIKTKKDRD; encoded by the coding sequence ATGGAAAAAAAAGAAATGAGAAAGATTTTTCTTAAAAAGAGAAATGCTCTTACTACTGATGATGTAAATATGAAAAGCAAACAAATATTTTATAATTTATCCAGCTTACCAGAATATAAAAATGCAAATAACGTCATGGTTTATTTGGACTTCAGAAAAGAAGTAAAAACAAAATATATAATTGAAGATTTGTTTCTAAATAAAAAAAATGTAATCGTTCCCATTTCAAAAGTAAAAACTAAAGAATTGTTATTATCTAAGATTAATTCTTTTGATGACTTAACTATTTCTACTTATGGAATTTTAGAACCTAAAAGTGAAAAAATAGATATTGTATCTCCTGAAATAATAGATATAATATTAGTTCCCGGAGTAGTTTTTGATAAAAAAGGGTATCGTATAGGCTATGGTGCTGGATATTATGACAAATTTCTTTCAAATCTCAGTCATAATTTTACAGCCATAGGACTTTCATATGAACTTCAATTAATTGATAAAATACCAAAAGATAAACATGATTATCAATTAGATTTCATTATCACTGAAGAAAAAATAATCAAAACTAAAAAAGATAGGGATTGA
- the ftsE gene encoding cell division ATP-binding protein FtsE, whose translation MIELINISKRYKNGVMALSNINLKIEKGEFVFLVGPSGAGKSTIIKMLLKEVKPTQGRIIIDNEDITHIHRRKVPYLRRKVGVVFQDFRLLPNKTVYENVAFAMEIIEAAGKEIRKQVPMVLSMVGLSNKAKMYPNQLSGGEQQRVSIARAIVNNPPILIADEPTGNLDPETSWEIMKLLRMVNRRGTTVVMATHAKDIVDMMQQRVIALEKGQVVRDDKKGGYGYED comes from the coding sequence ATGATTGAACTGATTAATATTTCAAAACGATATAAGAATGGTGTAATGGCACTTTCTAATATAAATTTAAAAATTGAAAAAGGTGAATTTGTATTTTTAGTAGGACCAAGTGGTGCTGGTAAATCCACAATTATAAAAATGTTGTTAAAAGAAGTAAAACCTACTCAAGGCAGGATAATAATAGATAATGAAGATATTACACATATTCATAGAAGAAAAGTACCTTATTTGAGAAGAAAAGTAGGAGTAGTTTTTCAGGATTTTAGATTACTTCCAAATAAGACGGTATATGAAAATGTAGCTTTTGCAATGGAAATAATTGAAGCAGCTGGAAAGGAAATACGCAAACAGGTGCCAATGGTACTTAGTATGGTAGGACTCAGCAATAAAGCAAAAATGTATCCAAATCAGCTTTCAGGTGGAGAACAGCAGAGAGTATCTATTGCAAGGGCGATAGTTAATAATCCGCCAATCTTGATTGCAGATGAGCCAACTGGAAATCTTGACCCTGAAACATCTTGGGAAATAATGAAATTGCTTAGAATGGTAAATAGAAGGGGAACAACCGTAGTTATGGCAACTCATGCTAAGGATATAGTTGATATGATGCAGCAGAGAGTTATAGCATTAGAAAAAGGACAAGTTGTAAGAGATGACAAAAAGGGAGGCTACGGTTATGAAGATTAA
- the ftsX gene encoding permease-like cell division protein FtsX: MKIKTFGYMFKEGFKNIWRNRMMSLVSIGSVSATLIILGIIFVLVLNINNFTEWAKDQFDAIKIYLSDDISEDRIVKIGKEIKQISGIKSVEFESKEDALKKMKESWGEHGYLLEGFENRNPLPNSYTVYLENIEDSEKIVNQLKSISGVEKVNFYKDIIDKLIGVTSLIKLIGLAVIAVLIIISVFIIGNTIKLAVAARKREINIMKYVGATNWFIRWPFFIEGTLVGLIGAFLSVLIIYGTYKYIYNLVINNLYDIFTAYILPIDVILNDIIVLFIVLGAGIGALGSLMSMRKYLRV; the protein is encoded by the coding sequence ATGAAGATTAAAACTTTTGGATATATGTTTAAAGAAGGATTTAAGAATATATGGAGAAATAGGATGATGAGCTTAGTATCCATAGGTTCTGTGTCAGCGACATTAATAATTTTAGGTATAATTTTTGTGCTTGTATTAAATATTAATAATTTTACAGAATGGGCAAAAGATCAGTTTGATGCTATCAAGATTTATTTAAGTGATGATATATCAGAAGATAGAATTGTAAAAATAGGAAAAGAAATTAAGCAGATAAGCGGAATAAAAAGCGTTGAATTTGAATCCAAAGAAGATGCTTTAAAAAAGATGAAAGAAAGTTGGGGCGAACATGGGTATCTTTTAGAAGGATTTGAAAATAGAAATCCTCTGCCAAATTCTTATACGGTATATTTAGAAAATATAGAAGATAGTGAAAAAATAGTAAACCAGCTTAAAAGTATAAGTGGAGTTGAAAAAGTAAATTTTTATAAAGATATTATAGATAAACTTATAGGAGTAACTAGTCTTATAAAGTTAATAGGATTAGCTGTAATAGCAGTATTGATAATAATATCGGTTTTTATAATAGGAAATACGATTAAGTTAGCTGTTGCAGCAAGAAAAAGAGAAATAAATATAATGAAATATGTTGGAGCTACAAATTGGTTTATTAGATGGCCGTTTTTTATTGAAGGTACTTTAGTGGGTTTAATAGGGGCTTTTCTTAGTGTATTGATAATTTATGGGACATATAAATATATATATAACTTAGTAATAAATAATTTATATGATATATTTACAGCTTATATTCTTCCAATAGATGTCATATTAAATGACATAATAGTTTTATTTATAGTATTAGGTGCGGGAATAGGTGCTTTGGGAAGTTTAATGTCTATGAGGAAATATTTGAGAGTATAA
- a CDS encoding murein hydrolase activator EnvC family protein, with product MRKNKIITLIISLIMVLFMIIESFAVGVNNDKKKLNEVTNKIKKIQSDKKENKKKQETVREEIRRLENEIQKLERELQSIENNVSKTKKEIETAKNDLTRAEKDISDKKDILDSRLRVMYENGNVGYLEVLLDSENFADLMSRLDMIKKIFKKDIELLKYLKQQRDLIEAKKKSLEVHKSELISLLNQMKNKKEKLRVSRGEMERVKKKLMKDYAALEAEEDELVKLARRIEEEIRRKQSSAKYVGGKMTWPAPGYHRITSPFGYRIHPILKTKKLHTGIDIGIPLGKNIVAAQSGKVIHAGWLGGYGKVVMIDHGGGIVTLYAHNSRILVKEGQNVSRGQVISKCGSTGMSTGPHLHFEVRENGKFVDPLKYVRP from the coding sequence GTGCGGAAAAATAAAATAATTACATTGATTATATCTTTGATAATGGTTTTATTTATGATTATTGAGAGCTTTGCAGTAGGTGTAAATAATGATAAAAAGAAATTAAATGAAGTTACTAATAAGATAAAGAAAATACAAAGTGATAAAAAAGAAAATAAAAAGAAACAGGAAACGGTAAGAGAAGAAATAAGGAGATTAGAAAACGAAATTCAAAAACTTGAAAGAGAATTGCAGAGTATTGAAAATAATGTCAGTAAAACAAAAAAAGAAATAGAAACAGCTAAAAATGATTTAACAAGAGCAGAGAAAGATATAAGTGATAAAAAAGATATATTAGACTCAAGATTAAGAGTAATGTATGAGAATGGAAATGTAGGATATTTGGAAGTTTTGCTTGACAGTGAAAATTTTGCTGATTTGATGTCAAGATTGGATATGATAAAGAAGATATTCAAAAAGGATATAGAGCTTTTAAAGTATTTGAAACAGCAGAGAGATTTGATTGAGGCAAAGAAAAAATCGCTTGAAGTTCATAAATCTGAGCTTATAAGTCTTTTAAATCAAATGAAAAATAAAAAAGAAAAGTTGAGAGTTTCAAGAGGAGAAATGGAAAGAGTAAAGAAAAAACTTATGAAAGACTATGCAGCTCTTGAAGCTGAAGAAGATGAACTTGTAAAGTTAGCTAGGAGAATAGAAGAAGAAATAAGAAGAAAACAATCATCTGCTAAATATGTAGGTGGAAAAATGACTTGGCCTGCACCGGGATACCATAGAATAACTTCTCCATTTGGATATAGGATACATCCGATATTAAAGACTAAGAAGCTTCATACAGGTATCGATATAGGTATACCTTTGGGCAAAAATATTGTAGCGGCACAAAGCGGTAAAGTTATACATGCAGGTTGGCTTGGAGGATATGGTAAAGTTGTGATGATTGACCACGGTGGAGGAATTGTTACGCTTTATGCACATAATTCTCGAATATTAGTTAAGGAAGGACAAAATGTGAGTAGAGGACAAGTTATATCTAAATGTGGTAGTACAGGAATGTCAACAGGACCTCATTTGCATTTTGAAGTTCGTGAAAATGGTAAATTTGTAGATCCGCTTAAATATGTCAGACCATAG
- a CDS encoding Rpn family recombination-promoting nuclease/putative transposase, translating into MKKQKLMRPIVDFAFKALFGSENEESKIILIHLLNSILGLREKEKIKEIIYLNPYNNKEYENDKLSIMDIKVKTEKEEIIDIEMQINNNDNYRKRSLYYWSKLYSETINESKAYETLKKCIVINILNFNLLYETEKYHSKFRIMEIEEKYELLEDLEIHYIELKKFDDMKDIEEMDELEKWLTFIKNAGEEGKEGRIEKIRKKDEVIDMAGKMLEKLSADERARQMYLAREKALLDQISAKKYQEIMLQRAKEKAKEEGKKEGIKQGIKQGIKQGIMEGKREGIKQGIKEGKYEVVKNLIKMGVDLKIIADGAGISYEEVMKIKEKAEKEKH; encoded by the coding sequence ATGAAGAAACAAAAACTTATGAGACCCATAGTAGACTTTGCATTTAAAGCATTATTTGGGTCAGAAAATGAGGAAAGCAAAATAATATTAATACATCTTTTGAATTCAATATTAGGATTAAGAGAAAAGGAGAAAATTAAAGAAATAATCTATTTAAATCCATATAATAATAAAGAATATGAAAATGACAAACTATCAATAATGGATATAAAAGTAAAAACAGAAAAAGAAGAAATAATAGATATAGAGATGCAGATAAATAACAATGATAACTATAGAAAAAGAAGTCTATATTACTGGAGTAAATTATATAGCGAAACGATAAATGAATCTAAAGCCTATGAAACATTAAAGAAGTGTATAGTAATAAATATATTAAATTTCAATCTATTATATGAAACGGAGAAGTATCATAGTAAATTTAGAATAATGGAAATAGAAGAGAAATATGAGTTGTTAGAAGATTTAGAGATACATTATATTGAGCTTAAGAAGTTTGATGATATGAAAGACATAGAAGAAATGGACGAACTGGAAAAATGGTTGACATTTATAAAGAATGCTGGTGAAGAAGGAAAAGAGGGAAGGATAGAAAAAATAAGAAAGAAAGATGAGGTGATTGATATGGCTGGAAAGATGTTGGAAAAGTTAAGTGCAGATGAAAGGGCAAGACAGATGTATTTAGCAAGAGAAAAAGCTTTGCTGGACCAAATATCAGCAAAGAAATATCAAGAAATAATGCTGCAGCGTGCAAAAGAAAAAGCAAAAGAAGAAGGGAAAAAAGAAGGAATAAAACAGGGAATAAAACAAGGAATAAAACAGGGAATAATGGAAGGAAAAAGAGAAGGAATAAAACAAGGAATAAAAGAAGGGAAATATGAAGTAGTAAAAAATCTAATAAAAATGGGAGTAGATTTAAAGATAATTGCAGATGGAGCAGGTATAAGTTATGAAGAAGTAATGAAGATAAAAGAAAAAGCTGAAAAAGAAAAGCATTAA
- a CDS encoding FAD-dependent oxidoreductase: MGRKILIVGGVAGGASAAARLRRLSEEDQIIMFEKGPHVSFSNCCLPYHLSGIVEDADSLVLMSPEKFLKQYNIEARVNNEVVSIDRENKEITVKNLLTGEQYKESYDKLILSPGARPIVPPIPGIENVNVFSIRNVVDIDKLNKFVKSMETKDVVVIGGGFIGVEAAENLKEAGYNVTLIEAMPQIMKPFDYDMVQILHKELYDNGVNLIVGDKVSSFEKDTVILESGKKVQAQVVVMAIGVVPETELAVKAGLELGETGAIKVDQNYRTNDEDIYAVGDAIEVYHALTNSYTKLPLAGPAQKQARGVADHINGMQINNTGFIGSSVIKVFNYNAASTGLNEGLIKALNLNIKYDVVKIIPGDKVGLMPGCESVHFKLIYEIPTGRVLGAQAIGKGNVDKRIDVIATAIKFGATVNDLRDLELCYAPPFGTAKDVVNLAGYVGSNLLHGAFKQVHSSDVRDLVESGACIIDVREKNEYEQGHIIGAKNIPLSELRERLDEIPKDKPVYLHCRSGQRSYNAVLALQNLGFKNVYNISAGFMGLCFYEYFNDKTTGRKMIVTEYNFE; the protein is encoded by the coding sequence ATGGGTAGAAAAATTTTAATAGTTGGTGGAGTTGCCGGTGGAGCATCTGCAGCAGCGAGATTGAGAAGATTAAGTGAGGAAGACCAAATAATTATGTTTGAAAAAGGACCTCACGTATCATTTTCAAATTGCTGTTTGCCATATCATTTAAGCGGTATAGTAGAAGATGCTGACAGTTTAGTTCTTATGAGTCCTGAAAAGTTTTTGAAGCAGTACAACATAGAGGCTAGAGTAAACAATGAAGTAGTATCTATTGATAGAGAAAACAAAGAAATAACTGTTAAGAATTTATTGACTGGTGAACAGTACAAAGAATCATATGACAAATTAATATTATCACCTGGAGCAAGACCAATAGTTCCACCTATTCCGGGAATTGAAAATGTAAATGTATTTTCAATTAGAAATGTTGTAGATATTGATAAATTGAATAAGTTTGTAAAATCAATGGAAACTAAGGATGTAGTAGTAATAGGTGGAGGATTTATCGGAGTTGAAGCTGCTGAAAATTTAAAAGAAGCAGGATACAATGTAACTTTAATTGAAGCTATGCCTCAAATTATGAAGCCATTTGATTATGACATGGTACAAATTTTACATAAAGAATTATATGATAATGGAGTAAATTTAATAGTAGGAGATAAAGTTAGTTCTTTTGAAAAAGATACAGTTATCCTAGAATCAGGAAAGAAAGTTCAGGCTCAGGTAGTTGTTATGGCAATTGGTGTAGTTCCAGAAACTGAGTTAGCGGTAAAAGCAGGATTAGAACTAGGAGAAACAGGAGCTATAAAAGTAGATCAAAATTATAGAACTAATGATGAAGATATATATGCAGTAGGAGATGCTATTGAAGTATATCATGCATTAACTAATTCATATACTAAATTACCTTTAGCTGGACCAGCTCAAAAACAAGCAAGAGGAGTAGCAGACCACATAAATGGAATGCAAATAAATAATACAGGATTTATTGGTTCATCAGTTATAAAGGTATTTAATTATAATGCTGCATCTACAGGTTTAAATGAAGGGTTAATAAAAGCTCTTAATTTAAATATAAAATACGATGTAGTTAAAATAATTCCTGGAGATAAGGTTGGATTAATGCCTGGATGTGAATCAGTTCACTTCAAATTAATCTATGAAATACCAACAGGAAGAGTATTAGGAGCTCAAGCAATTGGTAAAGGTAATGTAGATAAGAGAATAGATGTAATTGCTACAGCTATTAAATTTGGTGCAACTGTAAATGATTTAAGGGATTTAGAATTGTGCTATGCTCCACCATTTGGAACTGCTAAAGATGTAGTTAATCTTGCAGGATATGTAGGTTCTAACTTATTGCATGGTGCATTTAAACAAGTACATTCATCAGATGTAAGAGATTTAGTAGAAAGTGGAGCTTGTATAATAGATGTAAGAGAGAAAAATGAATATGAACAAGGTCATATAATAGGAGCTAAAAACATACCACTTAGTGAGTTAAGAGAAAGATTAGATGAAATACCTAAAGACAAGCCTGTTTACTTACATTGTAGAAGTGGACAAAGAAGTTATAATGCAGTATTAGCACTTCAAAATTTAGGATTCAAAAATGTTTATAATATATCTGCTGGATTTATGGGATTATGTTTTTATGAATATTTCAATGATAAGACAACTGGCAGAAAGATGATTGTAACAGAGTATAATTTTGAATAA
- a CDS encoding YeeE/YedE family protein, which translates to MKPDKLRSNEINKTQVFIGFALVVAMGVFAAFQYTKDYRLALHLIIGLTIGYVMQRSRFGFAGAIRKLYLTGDSSLTKALMFLFSITLLATAAIHYGAFVKGADVYYRAVKSGAAVIPGSDYVEPANLATIIGGILFGIGMMLGGGCASGTLTDAGEGEGRGLIVLFFFSTGALWGAHDMPWWTQSIFFKIHKRLYLPDAFGYMGTIVLSLLGYLLIYVIAKKYEDKRRRENTLKLEKYADWEKELPQPKEYKFFSKETYHKFFVKRWSYYTGAVFIMIMFVTILVTTGTSWGVTAVFAHWAAWFYQALGIVDVSDWGWFSGRMDAIRGGFFNHPGSMRNMGIIIGALIAPLLAGHFSFKKDFRLKDVFFYAIGGLLMGYGARIALGCNVGALYSGLSNMSLSGWVFMPSLILGGILGVKLTKKLNIKI; encoded by the coding sequence GTGAAACCAGATAAATTAAGGTCGAACGAAATAAATAAGACTCAAGTTTTTATTGGGTTTGCACTTGTAGTAGCTATGGGTGTATTTGCAGCATTTCAATATACTAAAGATTATAGATTAGCACTTCATTTAATTATTGGATTGACTATTGGGTATGTTATGCAAAGGTCAAGATTTGGATTTGCAGGAGCTATCAGAAAGTTGTATTTAACTGGAGATAGTAGTTTAACAAAAGCACTAATGTTTTTATTTTCTATTACATTATTAGCAACAGCAGCAATACATTATGGAGCATTTGTAAAAGGTGCAGATGTATATTATAGAGCTGTTAAGTCAGGTGCAGCAGTAATTCCGGGTTCAGATTATGTAGAACCAGCTAACTTAGCTACTATAATAGGAGGAATATTATTTGGTATTGGTATGATGTTAGGAGGCGGATGTGCTTCAGGAACACTTACAGATGCTGGAGAAGGTGAAGGAAGAGGACTTATTGTATTATTTTTCTTTTCAACAGGAGCATTATGGGGAGCACATGACATGCCTTGGTGGACACAGAGTATATTCTTTAAAATACACAAAAGACTTTATTTACCGGATGCCTTTGGATATATGGGAACTATTGTGCTTTCTCTGTTAGGATATTTATTAATTTATGTTATTGCTAAAAAATATGAAGATAAGAGAAGAAGAGAAAATACATTAAAATTAGAGAAATATGCCGATTGGGAGAAAGAATTACCTCAGCCAAAAGAATATAAATTCTTTAGTAAAGAAACTTATCATAAGTTTTTTGTTAAAAGATGGTCTTATTATACTGGTGCAGTATTTATAATGATTATGTTTGTAACAATATTAGTTACAACAGGAACAAGTTGGGGAGTAACAGCTGTATTTGCACATTGGGCTGCTTGGTTCTATCAGGCATTAGGAATAGTAGACGTTTCAGACTGGGGATGGTTCTCAGGAAGAATGGATGCTATAAGAGGCGGATTTTTTAATCATCCGGGTTCAATGAGAAACATGGGAATAATAATAGGAGCTTTAATAGCACCATTATTAGCTGGACATTTTTCATTCAAGAAAGATTTTAGACTAAAAGATGTTTTCTTCTATGCGATAGGTGGATTATTAATGGGATATGGTGCTAGAATAGCTTTAGGTTGTAATGTAGGAGCATTATATTCTGGATTATCTAATATGTCACTATCAGGATGGGTATTTATGCCTTCATTAATATTAGGTGGTATACTTGGTGTTAAATTAACTAAAAAACTTAATATTAAAATTTAA
- a CDS encoding (2Fe-2S) ferredoxin domain-containing protein, with amino-acid sequence MLFNFGGIYMITVNVCIGSACHLKGSYNVINKLQQILRERNLEDKIEIKAAFCLGECTKAVSVKIDDGEVFSVREDTVEEFFETHLLGRL; translated from the coding sequence ATTTTATTTAATTTTGGAGGGATATATATGATTACTGTTAATGTGTGTATAGGCAGTGCATGTCATTTAAAAGGTTCTTACAATGTAATAAATAAACTTCAACAGATATTACGTGAAAGAAACTTAGAAGACAAGATAGAAATAAAAGCTGCATTTTGCCTAGGAGAATGTACTAAAGCAGTATCAGTAAAAATAGATGATGGAGAAGTTTTTTCAGTAAGAGAAGATACAGTAGAAGAATTTTTTGAAACTCACCTTTTAGGGAGGTTATAA